A window of Clostridiales bacterium genomic DNA:
CATTGCAATGCTTGCGAATATATACCAGAATATCGTTTTATCCGCCATTGCCGAAAGTATGAAGTTGAGGCACAGAAATATTGATCCGAGGGATGCAAGGACTGTGAAAAGCCCGGCTATAAGCGCAAGCCCTAATGCAACTTCTCCCAAAACCACGCATGCCTGGAAAAAGTATGCATGAGGAGCAACGAATGTATTCATAAAAGA
This region includes:
- a CDS encoding TQO small subunit DoxD; the encoded protein is MPGFYQSFMNTFVAPHAYFFQACVVLGEVALGLALIAGLFTVLASLGSIFLCLNFILSAMADKTIFWYIFASIAMFGGAGRAFGLDYYVMPWLYKKWQKIWFKKKIKINTGASINV